The genomic interval CGGGTATCATCATTTAATTACCCTACGACCTAATCTTCTTCCGGAATGAGCTCTGCTAAAAAAGCATCTTCTCTTGCATAATCTCGTTTGTATGAAATTCTTGGCAGTCGTCATTAAACATGTCAGAAATGCCCCTTGTGTCGACAAGGCAGTCCATGATTTTAGCAAACCTTCGAGACGAGTCCGCGTGTTGTCTTCTCACTTCCATTTGCAGACGATCGGCTGTCATGGCTTGGCACTTTTCGACTAATCGTGGGTTGATGAGCTTGCATCGGCCGGTTGAGAACACAACTAAAGCACACATCAACGCATTTTCTGTTGTGTTTGGATTGAGTTTCTGTAGCTTGACATGGCAATGTAACATTTGATCAAAGTTCCGCTTTGAAATGTATTTGTCTACTACGTcttcttcatgataaacctttcCCATTCGTATAAAGATTTTGTCTTCAGCACTAAATTCCCTGAAAGTTAATAAGATATCTAATTCATTAATACTTGCTTTGATAAGATTGACCTGGTCACGCACTGGCATAGACGAATACAATGGTATTTCTTTTACAAAGTCACAAATGCTCTCAAGCCACTCGTCCAGTTCCTGTACACTTTCCTCAATGTCAGCAACACGTCCATCTATATCAAGTCCGTGTTGTTTGTAAATCTCCGTAAACTCGGTCCAACTAATTGCCTTCAAACTTCCAAACAGTTCTGTCCTCCGTTTATGATTTTCTGCCGCATCTTCAAGAGCTTTTGGGACATCTTCATCCTTTAGATTGCCCACTGAAAAGATTCGCATTATACCTAATAGTTCTGCCATTTTCCTGACAATGTCATCAGTAAACTCGTTCGGCTTCTCAGATCCAATACAACATCGCGATAGCTTTGAGTAAACGATAGCTAGCGATGCATCTAAATCCATGACGCTTTCTTGGTTTTTaacttgtttttctttatcACTATCTCCCTCTACTTGTGTGCTTGCACCTGTCGAAGACTTTGCCTCAATTATGGTTTCTGTTCGCTTGGACAGTTTGTATCTACCTATACTCGATTTTTCTTTTGACATTCCTACCTCAAGGCATTTCTTTAATCGGCAGCCTTTACAGTGTCCTCTGGCCTTATCATTAAgaacacaattacctccctttttaCAAGTGTAACTATCTTTCCTTAACAAATACCTTCTGAAACACCCTTTGCATGCCGCACATGAAATGACGCCGTAATGGCAACCACATGCCTTAGCACCGCACACGTAACAAGGCGGAAACGTTAGCTTGGCAGTTTCTCGATTTGGCCGTGCATTATCCTCAAAAATGTTATCATCGTTTCTTGTGAGATCTTTAGTTTGCATTTGATACACATGTTCCGTTCTACACACGTCTTTTAAGTCAATGATATCACAACTTCGTTCGGCATCAGAATTTGAATTCCACGGTGATAGCATGAAGTCCGTGGGAGGACTGCTGCTTTCTGTTGTGttggatatacatgtaatatcgTCATTAGGTGCTCTATGGACCATGTCGGTCATCGGCAGCAGTGTCCCGTCTTGTTCGAGAGTGTCGCTGTTCAATGTCGAATCATTGTAAACATTCACAAAGCTTTCATCATCACCGAAAACTTCTGATGGCTGAGCCATGTTTGTGCATAAGCATTTGGGTGTAGTCTTGCTGGTATTCCCTTTCAGACTCCGTTCTTAACAACCTGAAATGCCGGTGCAAACTTACATTATAACACAACTATAATCATTAAACTATTCATATGTATGCTTACAGAGTTAAAACTGGAATCCCGGTAAACATAAACACGTTTTCAATGCTAAATTTGCCATAAGGACACGTTTGTTAATGCAGGCTAGAGATATATCTTAAATCGATGACTTTAATTATGCATGTATACGCCCATAAAAAGTCACAACAGAAGCTGTCGATCAAATCAAGGTATCaataaagttatctttaagGAAAACATATACGTGTGATGGTAATAGAGTTTAAATCTTTTTCACAACTTGGTAACCAACAAGTAATCAAGTCAGTATCACGGGTGGCAGATACGTTGacaggacccccccccccccttttgcCACGCCCCACCCCCTCCAAAACAATCAAGACCAAAAATGAATGGAAAATGATCATCAATCACAAAAACCTGAATATCAGGccaaaaaaatcacattttttttaattattacaatgTACTTATTATAAGTAATAACTCAGGCCTGTAAACCAtaggtttataggtccgtggtaataatagtaattattGGGATTTGTTTTCGTGGATTTTTTTGGTTGAAACATAGGTTTTTGTGAATAATGGTAATGTTCAAATCATTTTTGgtctatttttttatctttgttttattgttaacctctttattaatatttttattatttatttatttgtgtgtgtgtgagggggggggggggcaaatagGGTGGGTCCGTCAACGTATCTGCCGCCTGTGGACAACATATATAACCATTCATAGCTAAATATAAAAGTCGATGCCAACATACCTTCAAATACCACTATATTAAGTTCACTAGTATCACTGTAAATACTTCGGGATCGACCAAACAGTTAATATCTGTGCGTTTTCAGCtcttaaatacacggttacaactTTGTTATCactaattaatgttttccataaatgcattatttagtaagtagttaaaggtgtacCACTCAAtatatgtgtgttatacatgtgtatgtattaattttaaataagagtgtcacaaTAATCAGTTAAATTGTTATAATGAACTGACATCCtgtttaacataaacaaatactcAATGTTTACTGTGTGAGCAAAATGACCCGCTCGATACTAGAAAGGTAAATAAGATAAGAGACTATATAGTGAACATTACCTAAAACTTAACTTAAACTGCATGTTATTACTCTCTTGgacctaaaaaaatacatttaattcgGGTAtacagaccctacctacgaaataggtgccgaccctacagtttttatagtcagttgttaaaattaatattacctttttttgttttgtttttttaagtgtgtgttttaaaatgtagtttaaaaccatttaattACAGCTTCACATTAACATCATTCagcctaataaaaaatgaaaaaaaaataaaaagcccacatgttttttattaggatgtaaccctaaccaaaccatgtTTTGgctttgttaatatgtttgtaatcatgttaattcatatattaaagcGGTTGTGCTATcatgattgttttgatgatcataagctgtatatgcttgtatctaaataaatgttatattcttTTCTGTTCTgataatgtaaatgtttaggATACGTACAGGCTTTAGATATATCTTAAATCGACACTTCATtaagaatgtatatatatatgcccaTAAATACTGACAATAACGAAAGCTAATAATAAAGCTGTAGATAAAACCAAGGTATCAATAAACTTACCTTTATGGAAAACAACGGTTATTTAGAGTTTTAATCCTTTTTCACGACTAGTGTGCCAACAACTAACAAACCAGTCAGCATATAACCAGTCATGTAGCTAAATATATTCCCTgtgcata from Mya arenaria isolate MELC-2E11 chromosome 7, ASM2691426v1 carries:
- the LOC128240698 gene encoding vitamin D3 receptor B-like translates to MAQPSEVFGDDESFVNVYNDSTLNSDTLEQDGTLLPMTDMVHRAPNDDITCISNTTESSSPPTDFMLSPWNSNSDAERSCDIIDLKDVCRTEHVYQMQTKDLTRNDDNIFEDNARPNRETAKLTFPPCYVCGAKACGCHYGVISCAACKGCFRRYLLRKDSYTCKKGGNCVLNDKARGHCKGCRLKKCLEVGMSKEKSSIGRYKLSKRTETIIEAKSSTGASTQVEGDSDKEKQVKNQESVMDLDASLAIVYSKLSRCCIGSEKPNEFTDDIVRKMAELLGIMRIFSVGNLKDEDVPKALEDAAENHKRRTELFGSLKAISWTEFTEIYKQHGLDIDGRVADIEESVQELDEWLESICDFVKEIPLYSSMPVRDQVNLIKASINELDILLTFREFSAEDKIFIRMGKVYHEEDVVDKYISKRNFDQMLHCHVKLQKLNPNTTENALMCALVVFSTGRCKLINPRLVEKCQAMTADRLQMEVRRQHADSSRRFAKIMDCLVDTRGISDMFNDDCQEFHTNEIMQEKMLF